One Halovivax ruber XH-70 genomic region harbors:
- a CDS encoding DUF7351 domain-containing protein: MTRRNAPGPADDGRDRVPPGRDDSFRGLASELRLGLVAILAASDAPLSYSTILDRSPVDDGGRLNYHLRQLTGTFVRKSSAGYELTQQGRWAHNLLVADVLNDEVERDPVVIDSVCGRCANPTVEISYRAGEGVVECPACEHVLSAFDFPPGPADSLSTAAFVAAYANRTRAYVDLADDGVCPFCAHRMTSTVDSWAERRPDAPSVRFDCAGCGATVYAPVGLVLSTRPRIASTLFDHGAALDTTPFWEYEWAVFSAPTVSQQEPLRISLTITVADVEWRVVVNGDASIVDCQPSM, translated from the coding sequence GTGACCCGTCGAAACGCTCCCGGGCCGGCGGACGACGGGCGAGATCGGGTGCCACCCGGGCGCGACGACTCGTTTCGCGGCCTCGCCAGCGAGCTCCGACTCGGACTCGTCGCGATCCTCGCCGCGAGCGACGCGCCGCTGTCGTATTCGACGATACTTGACCGATCCCCGGTCGACGACGGCGGCCGGTTGAACTACCACCTCCGCCAGCTCACGGGCACGTTCGTTCGGAAATCGAGCGCCGGCTACGAACTCACCCAGCAGGGGCGGTGGGCGCACAACCTCCTCGTCGCCGACGTGCTCAACGACGAGGTCGAACGCGACCCGGTCGTGATCGACTCCGTGTGCGGCCGCTGCGCCAATCCGACGGTCGAAATCAGCTACCGAGCGGGCGAAGGAGTCGTCGAGTGCCCCGCGTGCGAGCACGTCTTGAGCGCATTTGACTTCCCGCCGGGCCCGGCGGACTCCCTCTCCACGGCGGCGTTCGTCGCGGCCTACGCGAACCGAACCCGGGCCTACGTCGACCTCGCCGACGACGGCGTCTGTCCGTTCTGCGCCCACCGGATGACGTCGACCGTCGATTCGTGGGCCGAGCGCCGACCGGACGCTCCGTCGGTCAGGTTCGACTGCGCCGGCTGTGGCGCCACCGTGTACGCACCGGTGGGCCTCGTGCTGTCGACACGCCCTCGAATCGCCTCGACGCTGTTCGATCACGGGGCCGCCCTCGACACCACGCCGTTCTGGGAGTACGAGTGGGCCGTCTTCTCGGCGCCGACGGTCAGTCAGCAGGAACCGCTTCGCATCTCTCTCACGATCACCGTCGCCGACGTCGAGTGGCGAGTCGTCGTGAACGGCGACGCGTCGATCGTCGACTGTCAGCCCTCGATGTAG
- a CDS encoding GNAT family N-acetyltransferase, whose amino-acid sequence MPGHVFLEGERIEFRVVENAETDRRVLGYVRNEPGFRQALGFDTPWPSNRTESFIESVTNDESSCNLLVCLRDDGGSNGADDWNETDRGSIVGAVSLFDIDRVSGTLSYWLLPDYRGEGYATEAVSVLCNYAVRELGLHRIQADVFDENDASRRLLERLGFVHEGTKRECRVCGGEYRGVDQYAILDEEWNREEKS is encoded by the coding sequence ATGCCTGGACACGTCTTCCTCGAAGGAGAACGGATCGAGTTCCGCGTCGTCGAGAACGCCGAGACGGACCGCCGCGTTCTCGGATACGTCAGAAACGAACCCGGCTTTCGGCAGGCACTCGGATTCGATACCCCGTGGCCGTCCAATCGAACCGAATCGTTCATCGAGTCCGTGACGAACGACGAGTCGAGTTGTAACCTCCTCGTCTGCCTTCGCGACGATGGCGGTTCGAACGGGGCGGACGACTGGAACGAGACGGATCGCGGATCGATCGTGGGGGCCGTATCCCTCTTCGACATCGACCGCGTCTCGGGGACGCTCAGCTACTGGCTCCTTCCGGACTATCGCGGCGAGGGATACGCGACGGAAGCCGTCTCCGTGCTGTGTAACTACGCCGTTCGGGAGCTGGGGCTGCACCGGATTCAGGCCGACGTGTTCGACGAAAACGACGCGTCTCGACGCCTCCTCGAGCGGCTCGGCTTTGTTCACGAGGGGACTAAACGGGAGTGTCGCGTGTGCGGAGGCGAGTACCGGGGGGTCGATCAGTATGCGATACTCGACGAGGAGTGGAATCGGGAGGAGAAGTCATGA
- the ileS gene encoding isoleucine--tRNA ligase, which produces MSRFGEVADQYEPHTLEESVFEYWDEVDAYEQTKAHRADGERFFFVDGPPYTSGAAHMGTTWNKTLKDVYLRFLRMQGYDVTDRPGYDMHGLPIETRVEEKLGFENKKDIEAYGEDAFIEACKEYADEQLEGLQSDFQDFGVWMDWEDPYKTVSPEYMEAAWWGFSQAADRDLVEKGHRSISQCPRCETAIANNEVEYDDVEDPSVYVKFDVTDREGDAPADTSGDGKLVVWTTTPWTIPANTFVAVDEKGDYVGVRAESGDHEELLYVAEPKVEDVLSAGRYDDYEVVEELTGADLLGWAYEHPMADEVPAHPDFDGACEVYAADYVDTHGDGTGLVHSAPGHGEEDFERGTELDFPIFCPVGGDGVYTEEGGAYEGQFVRDANEDIVADLEANGSLLASETISHSYGHCWRCDTGIIQIVTEQWFITITDVKDELLDNIEDSKWHPEWARDNRFRDFVEEAPDWNVSRQRYWGIPLPVWTPEGDSSSDSDGADPDDMIVVGTREELAERVDQDVDPESVDLHKDTVDELTITEDGTTYTRVPDVFDVWFDSSVASLGTIGYPSNEDDFDELWPADLIMEAHDQTRGWFWSQLGMGTTALGDIPYKEVLMHGFAQMPDGRAMSKSKDILVDPHEAIDKHGRDVMRMFLLSNNPQGDDMRFSWDGMETMERHLRTLWNVFRFPLPYMRLDGFEPGVATPSQRDGGGEAAGVTLETVADDLELVDEWVLARLQSTKAEMATHFDDYRQDRALDALIDFVVEDVSRFYVQAVRERMWEEADSASKTAAYATIYHVLRETVVLLAPYAPFVTEELYGTLTGDDGFDTVHMEDWPTPDGRFEDEELETDVSLLRAIEEAGANARQQAGRKLRWPVPRVVVAANDERLATAVDRHEALLADRLNAREIEVLGADERWGELEYSAEADMSLLGPAFGDQAGQVMNALNEASIEEPDLDALADAVSDAVGEDVDLDDEMVSFVTQTPDDVAGSTITIEGDEHGVAYVDASLTADIESEGYAREVIRRVQEMRKDADLDVEQRIALELDVGDDRVADLVDERMDLVREEVRADEIRTVTDGHRETWDVEGVSMELAIEPLATAEASD; this is translated from the coding sequence ATGAGTCGATTCGGCGAGGTCGCCGACCAGTACGAACCCCACACACTCGAAGAATCGGTCTTCGAGTACTGGGACGAGGTCGACGCCTACGAGCAGACGAAAGCCCACCGGGCCGACGGCGAGCGGTTCTTCTTCGTCGACGGACCGCCGTACACCTCCGGCGCGGCGCACATGGGCACGACGTGGAACAAGACGCTGAAGGACGTCTACCTCCGCTTTTTGCGGATGCAGGGCTACGACGTCACCGACCGCCCGGGCTACGACATGCACGGGCTGCCCATCGAGACCCGGGTCGAGGAGAAACTCGGCTTCGAGAACAAGAAGGACATCGAAGCCTACGGGGAGGACGCCTTCATCGAAGCCTGCAAAGAGTACGCCGACGAGCAACTGGAAGGCCTCCAGTCCGACTTCCAGGACTTCGGCGTCTGGATGGACTGGGAGGACCCGTACAAGACGGTCTCGCCGGAGTACATGGAAGCCGCCTGGTGGGGCTTTTCCCAGGCCGCCGACCGCGACCTCGTCGAAAAGGGCCACCGCTCCATCTCGCAGTGTCCCCGCTGTGAGACCGCGATCGCCAACAACGAGGTCGAGTACGACGACGTCGAGGACCCCTCGGTCTACGTGAAATTCGACGTAACGGACCGCGAGGGAGACGCACCAGCGGACACGAGCGGCGACGGTAAGCTCGTCGTCTGGACGACGACGCCATGGACCATCCCCGCGAACACGTTCGTCGCCGTCGACGAAAAGGGCGACTACGTCGGGGTTCGGGCCGAAAGCGGCGACCACGAAGAGCTCCTCTACGTCGCGGAACCGAAAGTCGAGGACGTCCTCTCGGCGGGTCGCTACGACGACTACGAGGTCGTCGAGGAGCTGACCGGCGCGGACCTGCTCGGCTGGGCGTACGAGCACCCGATGGCCGACGAGGTGCCAGCCCACCCCGACTTCGACGGCGCCTGTGAGGTCTACGCGGCGGACTACGTCGACACGCACGGCGACGGGACCGGCCTCGTCCACTCCGCACCCGGCCACGGGGAGGAAGACTTCGAGCGCGGCACCGAACTCGACTTCCCGATCTTCTGTCCCGTCGGCGGCGACGGCGTCTACACCGAGGAGGGCGGCGCCTACGAAGGGCAGTTCGTCCGCGACGCCAACGAGGACATCGTCGCCGACCTCGAGGCGAACGGCTCGTTGCTGGCCTCGGAGACGATCTCGCACAGTTACGGCCACTGCTGGCGGTGTGATACGGGCATCATCCAGATCGTCACCGAGCAGTGGTTCATCACGATCACCGACGTCAAGGACGAACTGCTCGACAACATCGAGGACAGCAAGTGGCACCCCGAGTGGGCCCGCGACAACCGCTTCCGGGACTTCGTCGAGGAGGCGCCCGACTGGAACGTCTCCCGGCAGCGCTACTGGGGGATCCCGCTGCCCGTCTGGACGCCTGAAGGCGACTCCTCGTCCGATAGCGATGGGGCCGATCCCGACGACATGATCGTCGTCGGTACCCGCGAGGAACTCGCCGAGCGCGTCGACCAGGACGTCGACCCCGAGTCCGTGGACCTGCACAAGGACACGGTCGACGAGCTGACGATCACCGAGGATGGAACGACCTACACCCGCGTGCCGGACGTCTTCGACGTCTGGTTCGACTCCTCGGTGGCTTCGCTGGGCACGATCGGCTACCCGTCGAACGAGGACGACTTCGATGAACTGTGGCCCGCCGACCTCATCATGGAAGCCCACGACCAGACGCGCGGCTGGTTCTGGTCCCAGCTCGGCATGGGGACGACCGCCCTCGGCGATATTCCCTACAAGGAAGTCCTCATGCACGGGTTCGCCCAGATGCCCGACGGCCGGGCGATGTCGAAATCCAAGGACATCCTCGTCGACCCCCACGAGGCCATCGACAAGCACGGCCGTGACGTCATGCGCATGTTCCTGCTGTCGAACAACCCGCAGGGCGACGACATGCGCTTTTCCTGGGACGGGATGGAGACGATGGAACGCCACCTCCGGACCCTCTGGAACGTGTTCCGCTTCCCGCTGCCGTACATGCGCCTGGACGGGTTCGAGCCGGGCGTTGCGACTCCGTCGCAACGAGACGGAGGCGGCGAAGCCGCCGGAGTGACCCTCGAGACGGTCGCTGACGACCTCGAACTCGTCGACGAGTGGGTGCTGGCCCGGCTGCAGTCGACGAAGGCCGAGATGGCCACCCACTTCGACGACTACCGACAGGATCGGGCGCTCGACGCGCTCATCGACTTCGTCGTCGAGGACGTCTCCCGGTTCTACGTCCAGGCCGTTCGCGAACGCATGTGGGAAGAGGCCGACAGCGCGTCGAAGACGGCCGCCTACGCGACGATCTACCACGTCCTCCGCGAGACCGTCGTCCTGCTCGCACCGTACGCCCCGTTCGTCACAGAGGAACTCTACGGCACGCTCACCGGCGACGACGGCTTCGACACGGTCCACATGGAAGACTGGCCGACGCCGGACGGGCGCTTCGAAGACGAAGAACTCGAGACCGACGTCTCGCTGCTGCGCGCGATCGAGGAGGCTGGTGCCAACGCCCGCCAGCAGGCCGGCCGCAAACTACGCTGGCCCGTTCCGCGCGTCGTCGTCGCGGCGAACGACGAACGGCTCGCCACGGCCGTGGATCGACACGAAGCGCTGCTCGCCGACCGACTCAACGCCCGCGAGATCGAGGTGCTCGGCGCCGACGAGCGCTGGGGCGAACTCGAGTACAGCGCCGAGGCCGACATGAGCCTTCTCGGCCCCGCGTTCGGCGACCAGGCGGGGCAGGTCATGAACGCGCTCAACGAGGCCAGCATCGAGGAACCGGACCTCGACGCGCTGGCGGACGCCGTTTCAGACGCGGTAGGTGAGGACGTCGACCTCGACGACGAGATGGTCTCGTTCGTCACCCAGACGCCCGACGACGTGGCTGGGTCGACGATCACGATCGAGGGCGACGAACACGGCGTCGCCTACGTCGACGCCTCGCTCACCGCGGACATCGAGAGCGAGGGCTACGCCCGCGAGGTCATCCGCCGCGTTCAGGAGATGCGCAAGGACGCCGATCTCGACGTCGAGCAGCGCATCGCCCTCGAACTCGACGTGGGCGACGACCGCGTCGCTGATCTGGTCGACGAACGTATGGACCTCGTCCGCGAGGAAGTGCGTGCCGACGAAATCCGAACGGTGACAGACGGCCACCGCGAGACCTGGGACGTCGAGGGCGTCTCGATGGAACTGGCAATCGAACCGCTCGCGACCGCCGAAGCGTCCGATTAG